From Verrucomicrobia bacterium S94, the proteins below share one genomic window:
- the miaA gene encoding tRNA (adenosine(37)-N6)-dimethylallyltransferase MiaA: protein MSDAAPHAHFVIGPTASGKSAVAQYIAEREGQLIVSADSMNIYKGMDIGTAKPTFGDREKVDYAGFDLVEPTEKFNVAAYLDAVRPSFETGRNIIVVGGTGLYVKCLTEGFDDVPPENSELRKELESLDFRALEKRAKAEAGGLYERLTEDDRQNPRRLIRILEKDGTANSKWNSKPKPKLVGLYVERAVLLERIEKRVDEMYAAGLLEEAERLMGLELSQTAMQAIGYAEAFAVLKNEMTLEEAWEKTVIRTRQLAKRQMTWFRNQLNVEWINTADFKTPEALAAAVSSVWQKNGPTPVQI, encoded by the coding sequence ATGTCTGATGCCGCTCCGCATGCTCATTTTGTCATCGGACCGACTGCCTCAGGCAAAAGTGCTGTAGCGCAGTATATCGCGGAACGGGAAGGGCAGCTGATTGTTTCGGCCGATTCCATGAATATCTACAAAGGAATGGATATCGGTACGGCTAAGCCGACTTTCGGGGATCGGGAGAAAGTCGACTATGCAGGTTTTGATCTCGTTGAGCCGACCGAAAAGTTCAATGTTGCGGCCTATCTGGATGCGGTGCGTCCGTCTTTTGAGACGGGGCGGAATATCATTGTTGTCGGCGGAACCGGGCTTTATGTCAAATGTCTGACCGAGGGGTTCGACGATGTGCCGCCTGAAAATTCCGAACTTCGGAAAGAGCTGGAGTCGCTCGATTTCCGGGCCTTGGAAAAACGAGCCAAAGCCGAAGCCGGCGGTTTGTATGAGCGTCTGACCGAAGACGACCGGCAGAACCCGCGCCGCCTGATCCGGATTCTGGAAAAGGATGGTACGGCCAACAGTAAATGGAATTCGAAACCGAAGCCGAAGCTGGTCGGTTTGTACGTTGAGCGCGCAGTACTGCTGGAGCGGATCGAAAAACGGGTGGATGAAATGTATGCCGCCGGATTACTGGAAGAGGCGGAACGGCTGATGGGGCTTGAGCTGTCTCAGACCGCGATGCAGGCGATCGGCTATGCAGAAGCTTTTGCTGTTTTGAAAAATGAAATGACGCTTGAGGAAGCCTGGGAAAAAACGGTGATCCGTACCCGCCAGCTTGCCAAACGCCAAATGACCTGGTTTCGCAATCAGCTGAATGTGGAATGGATCAACACTGCCGATTTTAAAACGCCGGAAGCGCTGGCGGCTGCGGTTTCCTCTGTCTGGCAGAAAAACGGCCCGACACCGGTGCAGATCTGA
- the lspA gene encoding signal peptidase II: MPDCYRPRRGTRNTKTCFAPVFVHLVPFLRLFFRSSSVLILIIGLVILFLDQLTKQAIRANLVYGDSIPVVDGFFNIVYVRNDGAAWNLLAGHGIILILISFGVMVALYWFRSQIIEGKRRNEVLMGLLFGGIAGNLIDRIRFGWVTDFLSFHFGSYEYPSFNVADSAICIVFVVFLVMSFFDKKKQEEKTEDV; this comes from the coding sequence ATACCGGATTGTTATCGGCCACGAAGAGGCACAAGAAACACAAAGACATGTTTTGCTCCGGTCTTCGTGCATCTTGTGCCTTTTTTGCGGCTGTTTTTCAGGAGTTCGTCAGTGCTGATTCTTATCATAGGTTTGGTCATTCTGTTTCTTGATCAACTAACCAAGCAGGCGATACGCGCTAATCTGGTTTATGGCGATTCCATTCCGGTTGTTGATGGTTTTTTTAATATTGTCTATGTTCGCAATGACGGTGCCGCCTGGAACCTGCTTGCCGGTCACGGGATTATCCTGATTCTGATTTCATTCGGCGTGATGGTGGCGCTTTATTGGTTCCGCAGCCAGATCATTGAGGGAAAGCGCCGGAATGAAGTGCTGATGGGGCTGCTTTTCGGCGGGATTGCCGGAAATCTGATTGATCGCATTCGTTTCGGGTGGGTTACCGATTTTCTTTCATTCCATTTCGGAAGCTATGAATACCCTTCCTTTAACGTCGCCGATTCCGCTATCTGCATTGTATTTGTGGTTTTTCTGGTCATGAGTTTTTTCGATAAGAAAAAGCAGGAAGAGAAAACTGAAGATGTCTGA
- a CDS encoding TraR/DksA family transcriptional regulator, which translates to MATKKTAKKAPAKKAAAGKTTANKTAKSASPVAKSSGGPLSGKIGKNKYFTTKQLKEQLNRLLILRERVTGEILSINRDSLSANERDPSLSDQGTDTFDREFALNQLSSEQDVLFEIDEAIRRIEKGTYGICEMYGEPINIERLEALPYVRYSIKAQNEIEKGQATTYRPFGSTMHGM; encoded by the coding sequence ATGGCGACAAAAAAGACTGCTAAGAAGGCCCCTGCAAAGAAAGCTGCTGCCGGGAAAACGACTGCGAATAAAACAGCGAAATCCGCTTCGCCTGTTGCAAAATCGTCCGGCGGCCCGCTGAGCGGGAAGATCGGGAAAAATAAGTATTTCACCACCAAGCAGCTCAAAGAGCAGCTCAACCGTCTTCTGATTCTGCGGGAGCGGGTGACCGGTGAAATTCTTTCCATCAACCGCGACTCCCTGAGTGCCAATGAGCGCGATCCGTCGCTTTCCGATCAGGGGACCGATACATTCGACCGCGAATTTGCGCTTAATCAGCTTTCCAGTGAACAGGATGTTCTGTTTGAAATTGATGAGGCAATTCGTCGCATTGAAAAAGGTACGTACGGCATTTGTGAAATGTACGGTGAGCCGATCAACATCGAGCGTCTCGAAGCGTTGCCTTATGTTCGTTACTCCATCAAGGCGCAGAATGAGATCGAAAAGGGGCAGGCCACGACCTACCGTCCGTTCGGCAGCACCATGCATGGCATGTAG